A stretch of DNA from Candidatus Cybelea sp.:
TGGCGCTGGCAGCGAGTGGAGGCATAATCGTGGAGATCATTGGAACGAACTTTACGCTTGCGCTGGGCTCCTGGCGTCTGCGCTTCGTGCTGGCGATCGAGGATAGCGACGAAAAGCTGAAGGAGCGAGTCGCACCTCCCCATCGCTTGCGCGTCGTCCCCGAAGACGAATTCGTCCGCTGACGCTTGGCGTACGAGCGAAAAGGTTGGAATGAACGGCGTTACAATACAAAGCCCGTCCGTACGGCGGGACGGGCGTACTTGAATCCGTCCTTGCCGACGGTGTAGAGATAGATGTTCGGAATGAGCGGATCGCCGCTGATGTTGAAGGCGAACTGTCCGACGAGCGCCGTAAACGTACCGCCGTGCTGTAAAGACGTTAGAAGCGAGGTCTTCGTCGTGGCACCTCCACGCTGCGAGGCGGCGATGATCAGCTGTCCGGCGGCGTAACCGAACGCGGAGAACGCCGTGATCTGCGTCACCTCACGCTGAAAATCTGCGACGAGCTGCACGGCGCTCGTAACGCGATCGAGCGGCGGCATCGGTGAGGCGACGTAGGCGCCGTCGAGCGTCGTTGCGTAGGTCGCGATCGTGTCGCTGTTGTAGAAGCCGTCCGACGCGCCGAAGTCGCCGGTGTATCCGGCCAGCCGAAGCGCGAGCGCGATCGGCCCCATTTCGGCGGTCTTGCCGCTGAGGAAAACGTAGCCCGGGGCGCGGTCGAAGATCGTTCGCGCGGCTTGCGCGGGATCGGTCTTGTCCAGCGGAAAAAGCAGCAGTTCCGAGGAGTGATGCCCGTTTCGGGCCTCGGCGACGAAGCCGCGCGCGACGTCGTAGCCGTAGTCGCCGTCGAAGGCGACCGCAACGGTCGAAACGCCCCGCTTTCCGTCGAGGGCCGATCCGGCGAAAAGGCGGCCGGCCGTGCTGTCTTTTGCCGGCAGCCGGTAGACGTTGTGGTACCCGCGCCCGGTAACGGCGTCGGCCGTGACGGTCGGGACGATCAGCGCAAAGCCCATATTGGCGTATCGGGAGAGCGCCGCCAGCGTCATCGCGGCCGTTAAATTCCCAACCACGCCGACGACGGTCGAGTCGGCCGCCGCGACGTTGGCATTCGAGGCGGCGAGTCCGCCGTCGTTTCGATCGTCCAACGGTTTCAAACCCCACACGTTGCCGATCGGGGCATGGAAACGATTCTGCTCGTCGACGGCGGCTTGCACGCCTTTGACGACTTCGTTGCCGTATTTCGCCAAGGCACCCG
This window harbors:
- a CDS encoding branched-chain amino acid ABC transporter substrate-binding protein — protein: MKRRAFLAAATATAATTARAPAQIVPAQPINQLNNFLPQLTIAVNVTLSGALAKYGNEVVKGVQAAVDEQNRFHAPIGNVWGLKPLDDRNDGGLAASNANVAAADSTVVGVVGNLTAAMTLAALSRYANMGFALIVPTVTADAVTGRGYHNVYRLPAKDSTAGRLFAGSALDGKRGVSTVAVAFDGDYGYDVARGFVAEARNGHHSSELLLFPLDKTDPAQAARTIFDRAPGYVFLSGKTAEMGPIALALRLAGYTGDFGASDGFYNSDTIATYATTLDGAYVASPMPPLDRVTSAVQLVADFQREVTQITAFSAFGYAAGQLIIAASQRGGATTKTSLLTSLQHGGTFTALVGQFAFNISGDPLIPNIYLYTVGKDGFKYARPAVRTGFVL